The sequence CTTTTTATATTGTTTAACAAGAGCATTCTTTGGCTTTTGAAGTATATTTACTAATGCATTTTTATCAAGTGATTCTAAAGTCACTACTATTGGTAATCTTCCTACAAACTCAGGAATTAATCCAAACTTCAAAAGATCTCCTGGCATTATTTGTTTCAATAAACTTCCAATATCCTTCTTTTCTTTGGATTCAATATCAGCACCAAATCCAATAGAACTCTTTCTCGTTCTTTTTTCAATTATGCTATCAATGCCATCAAAAGCTCCACCACAAATAAATAGAATATTTGAAGTATTTATTTGTATAAATTCTTGATGAGGATGCTTTCTGCCACCTTGGGGTGGTACAGAAGCTACAGTTCCTTCTAAAATCTTTAGAAGTGCTTGTTGAACACCTTCTCCTGATACATCTCTTGTTATTGATGGATTTTCAGATTTTCTTGCAATCTTATCCACTTCATCGATATATATAATTCCTTTTTCAGCTCTTTCAACATCATAATCAGCATTTTGGATAAGCTTTAAAAGGATATTTTCCACATCTTCTCCTACATAACCCGCTTCAGTAAGTGTAGTGGCATCTGCAATTGCAAAAGGTACATTTAAAAGTTTTGCTAATGTTTGAGCCAATAATGTTTTACCTGATCCTGTTGGTCCTAAAAGCATTATATTACTTTTCTGTAATTCAATATCAT comes from Clostridium sp. TW13 and encodes:
- the clpX gene encoding ATP-dependent Clp protease ATP-binding subunit ClpX, with translation MAKSDDKKQLKCSFCGKSQEQVKRLIAGPGVYICDECIDLCSEIIADEFEQTVQFESTSLPKPEEIKEYLDQYVIGQDKAKRSLAVAVYNHYKRINLNVEDDDIELQKSNIMLLGPTGSGKTLLAQTLAKLLNVPFAIADATTLTEAGYVGEDVENILLKLIQNADYDVERAEKGIIYIDEVDKIARKSENPSITRDVSGEGVQQALLKILEGTVASVPPQGGRKHPHQEFIQINTSNILFICGGAFDGIDSIIEKRTRKSSIGFGADIESKEKKDIGSLLKQIMPGDLLKFGLIPEFVGRLPIVVTLESLDKNALVNILQKPKNALVKQYKKLFELDNVTLEFDEDALIAVAEEAIKRSTGARGLRAILEEVMTEIMFDIPSNESIVKVNITRDVIVDKKQPVIEYLPEGEQRPVLRKAKVKNKKGIETA